Proteins encoded within one genomic window of Solea senegalensis isolate Sse05_10M linkage group LG11, IFAPA_SoseM_1, whole genome shotgun sequence:
- the hoxc12a gene encoding homeobox protein Hox-C12a, with amino-acid sequence MGEHNLLNPGFVGPLVNIHTGDTFYFPNFRASGGQLAGLPSLSYPRRDNVCSLPWNPSEPCNGYSQSYFSSPVSINPSFNRSCEITRPDDGKCYYNNGNGNRETCSGGSSLKREDRARDTSSLTSDHGMHSGIGNTAAFSKYDYGSEQLTQDPPSCQSMESDSSSSLLNEGSKPSSSDTQTLVSPGSHASNIAAGGGAPWYPMHTRTRKKRKPYSKLQLAELEGEFMLNEFITRQRRRELSDRLNLSDQQVKIWFQNRRMKKKRLMLREQALAYF; translated from the exons ATGGGCGAGCATAATCTCCTTAATCCAGGGTTTGTTGGACCTTTGGTTAACATCCACACTGGAGACACGTTTTACTTTCCGAATTTTAGAGCCTCAGGGGGACAACTGGCGGGGCTACCGTCTCTCTCCTACCCGAGAAGGGACAATGTTTGCTCCCTCCCGTGGAATCCTTCGGAGCCGTGCAATGGATACTCTCAATCCTACTTTAGCAGCCCCGTGTCTATTAACCCTTCTTTCAATCGGTCGTGTGAAATCACCAGACCAGATGACGGTAAATGTTATTATAACAATGGCAACGGGAACAGAGAGACCTGCTCAGGTGGCAGCAGCCTCAAACGAGAGGACAGGGCGAGAGACACATCATCCCTAACATCTGACCACGGGATGCACAGTGGGATTGGCAACACTGCCGCCTTTTCCAAATATGATTATGGGAGCGAGCAGCTAACGCAAGATCCGCCATCCTGTCAGTCAATGGAGTCCGACTCCAGCTCCTCTCTGCTCAACGAGGGCAGCAAGCCTTCATCCAGCGACACACAGACCCTGGTGTCACCGGGAAGCCATGCAAGCAACATAGCCGCAGGCGGAG GTGCCCCATGGTACCCGATGCACACTCGGACTAGAAAGAAGCGCAAACCCTACTCCAAACTCCAGCTGGCTGAGCTAGAAGGTGAATTCATGCTGAACGAGTTCATCACCAGGCAGCGGCGGAGGGAGCTCTCCGACCGTCTGAACCTCAGCGACCAACAAGTCAAGATCTGGTTCCAGAACCgcaggatgaagaagaagagactcATGCTGAGGGAGCAAGCCTTGGCCTACTTTTAG